From Eleftheria terrae, the proteins below share one genomic window:
- a CDS encoding UvrD-helicase domain-containing protein, with product MATFIPEWVRMSGRNVRLKRVLNALDDEHVVRRAIRPRQAELQAVDFFVQHPGRGWLAVSVQEAAFEEIDPDQLVPPPLAERFEQHLALLHGLGPACGLSEAALPALVLMWNCSAEQVRQLSKAYLGRYGVRLVCAEQFMALGGKLITGLLAALAPEAEQALMALAFPEAEIPAACTTRRVFRRDNSATLGRLFLDPQQEWAAKLDLRLPREQDDTAQDFAVRLVNGVAGSGKTLIILHRALMLAELFPKQQVLVLIHNTPIVADLKARLHQARGSLPANLEIATFFAWAGRQWRAVFGSQLRMPTDPRLLPGLVAACRQQWPELRQSEQQLIEELDFINGALIRDEPGYLAASRAGRGFALRPRERSQVWALYEAVTAALLKMDLRMWSALPHGLCHAVDRHARLRRYEHILIDEAQFFAPSWFQLATLSLQPQGRLFLCADPNQGFMKSRLSWKSVGLDVAGRTKKLRRSYRTTRAILEAAGQVLASCGRADGEDYLEPDFTGMEPGTRPTLLYSASPQDAVQRLAAELAGVGAGGPLPLGAFLVIYGDKLPKAALYDTLEQRFGPRRVWWFNKSEHKKTPPEGYGRDYLRMAYIDSATGLEGAVVFLVGVDDLFFDARLPGESDEALAERREENARKLYMAMTRAGQQLVVVTSRRLPQEVEGLFERERDAPPLQNGAAAPGAGR from the coding sequence ATGGCCACCTTCATTCCCGAATGGGTGCGCATGTCGGGCCGCAACGTGCGGCTGAAGCGGGTGCTGAATGCGCTGGACGACGAGCATGTGGTGCGGCGCGCCATCCGGCCCCGGCAGGCCGAGTTGCAGGCGGTCGACTTCTTCGTGCAGCACCCGGGCCGCGGCTGGCTGGCGGTGTCGGTGCAGGAAGCGGCCTTCGAGGAGATCGACCCGGACCAGCTGGTGCCGCCGCCCCTGGCCGAGCGCTTCGAGCAGCACCTGGCCTTGCTGCACGGGCTGGGGCCCGCGTGTGGATTGTCGGAGGCCGCCTTGCCGGCGCTCGTGCTGATGTGGAACTGCAGCGCCGAGCAGGTGCGGCAGCTGAGCAAGGCCTACCTGGGACGCTATGGCGTTCGCCTGGTGTGCGCCGAGCAGTTCATGGCGCTGGGTGGCAAGCTGATCACCGGCTTGCTGGCCGCGCTGGCGCCCGAGGCCGAGCAGGCATTGATGGCCCTGGCCTTTCCGGAAGCCGAGATCCCGGCGGCCTGTACCACCCGGCGCGTCTTCCGGCGCGACAACAGCGCGACGCTCGGCCGGCTGTTTCTCGATCCGCAGCAGGAGTGGGCGGCCAAGCTCGACCTGCGGCTGCCGCGCGAGCAGGACGACACCGCGCAGGACTTCGCGGTGCGGCTGGTCAACGGCGTGGCGGGCAGCGGCAAGACCTTGATCATCCTGCACCGGGCGTTGATGCTGGCCGAGCTGTTCCCGAAGCAGCAGGTGCTGGTGCTGATCCACAACACGCCGATCGTGGCCGACCTGAAGGCCCGCCTGCACCAGGCACGCGGCAGCCTGCCGGCCAACCTGGAGATCGCCACCTTCTTCGCCTGGGCGGGCCGGCAATGGCGGGCGGTGTTCGGCAGCCAGCTCCGCATGCCGACCGATCCGCGGCTGCTGCCCGGCCTGGTGGCGGCATGCCGCCAGCAATGGCCCGAGCTGCGGCAGTCGGAGCAGCAGCTGATCGAAGAGCTCGATTTCATCAACGGCGCGCTGATCCGTGACGAGCCCGGCTACCTGGCCGCCAGCCGCGCGGGCCGTGGGTTTGCCCTGCGGCCACGGGAGCGCAGCCAGGTGTGGGCCCTGTACGAGGCAGTGACCGCGGCCCTGCTGAAGATGGACCTGCGGATGTGGAGCGCGCTGCCGCACGGCCTGTGCCATGCCGTGGACCGGCATGCGCGGCTGCGCCGCTACGAGCACATCCTGATCGACGAGGCGCAGTTCTTCGCGCCGTCGTGGTTCCAGCTGGCCACGCTGTCGCTGCAGCCACAGGGCCGCCTGTTCCTGTGTGCCGACCCCAACCAGGGCTTCATGAAGAGCCGGCTGAGCTGGAAAAGCGTGGGCCTGGACGTGGCCGGCCGCACGAAGAAGCTGCGCCGCTCCTACCGCACCACCCGCGCCATCCTGGAGGCCGCCGGACAGGTGCTGGCCAGCTGCGGCCGCGCCGACGGGGAGGACTACCTGGAGCCCGACTTCACCGGCATGGAACCGGGCACCCGCCCCACCCTGCTCTACAGCGCCTCGCCCCAGGACGCGGTGCAACGGCTGGCCGCGGAGCTGGCGGGCGTCGGCGCCGGTGGCCCGCTGCCGCTGGGCGCCTTCCTGGTGATCTACGGCGACAAGCTGCCCAAGGCCGCGCTGTACGACACGCTGGAGCAGCGCTTCGGCCCCCGCCGGGTCTGGTGGTTCAACAAGTCCGAGCACAAGAAGACGCCGCCTGAGGGCTATGGGCGCGACTACCTGCGCATGGCCTACATCGACAGTGCCACCGGGCTGGAAGGGGCGGTGGTGTTCCTGGTGGGCGTGGACGACCTGTTCTTCGACGCCCGCCTGCCCGGCGAGAGCGATGAGGCCCTGGCGGAGCGACGAGAAGAGAACGCACGCAAGCTGTACATGGCGATGACGCGCGCCGGGCAGCAGCTGGTGGTGGTGACGTCGCGGCGGTTGCCGCAGGAGGTGGAGGGGTTGTTCGAGAGGGAGCGCGACGCGCCCCCCCTGCAGAACGGAGCTGCAGCGCCGGGCGCCGGACGCTAG
- the ssb gene encoding single-stranded DNA-binding protein, producing the protein MASVNKVILIGNCGRDPEVRYTPTGTAICNVSVATSSRRKDRSSGESIEETQWHRVTFYERLAEIAGEYLKKGRPVYIEGRLKYGKYTDKDGIERNTVDIIAEQMQLLGGREGMGGGDEMGGGGGGGYSRSRDSDDMGGGRPERAAPAPRPAPPRQQAPKASTGFDDMDDDIPF; encoded by the coding sequence AGTCATCCTGATCGGCAATTGCGGCCGTGACCCTGAAGTCCGCTACACCCCCACCGGCACGGCCATCTGCAACGTTTCCGTCGCCACCTCCAGCCGTCGCAAGGACCGTTCCTCCGGCGAGAGCATCGAGGAAACGCAATGGCACCGCGTCACCTTCTACGAGCGCCTGGCCGAGATCGCCGGTGAATATCTCAAAAAGGGCCGCCCCGTCTACATCGAAGGCCGCCTGAAATACGGCAAGTACACCGACAAGGACGGCATCGAGCGCAACACCGTCGACATCATTGCCGAGCAGATGCAACTGCTGGGCGGCCGCGAAGGCATGGGTGGTGGCGACGAGATGGGCGGTGGTGGCGGTGGCGGCTACAGCCGCAGCCGCGACAGCGACGACATGGGCGGCGGCCGTCCCGAACGCGCCGCACCCGCGCCCCGCCCGGCGCCTCCCCGCCAGCAGGCGCCGAAGGCGTCGACGGGGTTTGATGACATGGATGACGATATTCCGTTCTGA